The following are encoded together in the Variovorax sp. PBS-H4 genome:
- a CDS encoding GntR family transcriptional regulator, translating to MQTERRSEYRTVFCAELREKCNRVMIDRLGNDPASIQSAVCEQPFRPRSGVAHRTNMSIAHTQDRASGADKVGAAVYEALRAKAITHSFLPGERLNEGELAKELSVSRTPLREALNRLATEGFLRSVPGKGFFFRELDPKELFDLYELRAALETAAARLAAERASTEQVDALAAMVSDDLTGEECPAAELIAQDEQFHERLVALAGNLEMSRVLDNINARIQFVRWIDVGRPTRQAAHHTHRAIVQALRNRDAESCARLLGKHIERRQDEIIETAHARMAQLFTERASLLRR from the coding sequence TTGCAGACAGAACGTCGTTCTGAATACAGAACTGTATTTTGCGCAGAACTCAGAGAGAAATGCAACAGGGTTATGATCGATCGGCTCGGGAATGACCCCGCATCCATCCAGAGCGCTGTCTGCGAGCAGCCCTTCCGGCCAAGGTCAGGCGTCGCTCATCGAACGAACATGTCCATTGCTCATACACAAGACCGTGCTTCGGGCGCAGACAAGGTCGGCGCGGCGGTCTATGAGGCGCTTCGCGCCAAGGCAATCACGCATTCCTTCTTGCCCGGTGAGCGCTTGAACGAGGGCGAACTGGCCAAGGAACTGAGCGTGTCGCGCACCCCTCTGCGAGAAGCGCTCAACCGGTTGGCCACTGAGGGTTTTTTGCGGTCCGTGCCCGGCAAGGGCTTCTTTTTCAGGGAACTCGACCCCAAGGAACTCTTCGACCTGTACGAGCTGCGTGCGGCCCTCGAGACGGCAGCGGCGCGTCTGGCCGCAGAACGCGCCAGCACGGAGCAGGTGGACGCGCTTGCCGCGATGGTGAGCGACGATCTCACCGGGGAAGAATGCCCCGCGGCAGAACTGATTGCACAGGACGAGCAGTTCCACGAGCGCCTCGTTGCGCTGGCCGGCAACTTGGAGATGTCACGTGTCCTGGACAACATCAATGCACGAATCCAGTTCGTGCGATGGATCGACGTGGGCCGACCCACACGCCAAGCCGCGCATCACACCCACAGGGCCATCGTGCAGGCGCTGAGGAACCGTGACGCCGAATCATGCGCCCGTCTTCTCGGGAAGCACATCGAGCGCCGGCAGGACGAGATCATCGAAACTGCCCATGCGCGCATGGCCCAGCTGTTCACGGAACGCGCATCCCTCTTGCGGCGCTGA
- a CDS encoding SDR family NAD(P)-dependent oxidoreductase, translating into MNESMSGKVAVVTGAGGGIGRDIALQLAQAGARVVVNDIGASLSGQGNDAGPAAAVAAEIRSGGGEAVPNTDSIATREGALRLIQQAVDAFGRIDCVVNNAGILRDRFFHKMSEDDWDAVVKVHLYGSFYTSSAAAGFFKEQGGGSFVHMTSTSGLVGNRAQANYAAAKMGIVGLSRTIAIDMQRSGVRSNCIAPFAWGRMVASVPITTEAQRLAAERKQQLMTPAKVAPLAVFLASDLAAEVNGQVFAVRGNEIMLMSQPRPVKSVHRSEGWTPQSITEHALPAMRGALAPLEETSDVFNWPPI; encoded by the coding sequence ATGAACGAATCCATGTCCGGCAAGGTGGCCGTGGTCACGGGCGCCGGTGGCGGAATCGGCCGCGACATCGCCCTTCAACTGGCGCAGGCGGGCGCGCGCGTCGTGGTCAACGACATCGGCGCGTCGCTGAGCGGCCAAGGCAATGACGCCGGGCCAGCCGCAGCCGTGGCGGCCGAAATTCGTTCCGGCGGCGGCGAAGCCGTACCCAACACGGACTCCATCGCCACGCGCGAAGGCGCACTGCGCCTGATCCAGCAGGCCGTCGACGCCTTCGGACGGATCGACTGCGTGGTCAACAACGCCGGCATCCTGCGGGATCGCTTCTTTCACAAGATGAGCGAGGACGATTGGGACGCTGTCGTGAAGGTGCATCTGTATGGGTCCTTCTACACCAGCAGCGCCGCGGCCGGCTTCTTCAAGGAGCAGGGCGGCGGCTCCTTCGTCCACATGACGTCCACATCCGGCCTGGTCGGCAACCGCGCTCAGGCCAACTACGCGGCCGCCAAGATGGGCATCGTCGGGCTCTCGCGCACGATCGCCATCGACATGCAGCGCTCAGGCGTGCGTTCCAACTGCATCGCGCCCTTTGCCTGGGGGCGCATGGTGGCCTCCGTGCCCATCACCACTGAAGCCCAGCGCCTGGCCGCCGAGCGCAAGCAGCAGCTGATGACGCCGGCCAAGGTTGCGCCGCTCGCAGTCTTTCTTGCCAGCGATCTGGCAGCCGAAGTCAATGGCCAGGTGTTCGCCGTGCGCGGCAACGAGATCATGCTCATGAGCCAACCGCGGCCGGTGAAGTCCGTGCACCGGTCCGAGGGTTGGACGCCGCAGAGCATTACCGAGCATGCGCTGCCCGCAATGCGCGGCGCGCTCGCCCCGCTGGAGGAGACGTCCGACGTCTTCAACTGGCCTCCCATCTAG
- a CDS encoding mandelate racemase/muconate lactonizing enzyme family protein: MKIVEIREKTIPISSPIRNAYIDFSKMTLSLVAVVTDVIRDGKPVVGYGFNSNGRYGQGKLMRERFIPRILEADPAALVDATGDNLDPHKIWNTMFTNEKPGGHGERSVAIGTIDMAVWDAAAKIEGKPLFQLLADRYGDGKPNRKIFVYAAGGYYYPGQDHNKLKDEMRSYIDRGYTVVKKKIGGASLDEDLRRIDSIMEVLQDGQKLCVDANGRFDLETAIAYAKALSQYDLFWYEEPGDPLDFELQAALRNFYKNPMATGEDLFSMQDARNLIRYGGMRPDRDWLQFDCALSYGLVEYLRTLDMLKEHGWSASRCIPHGGHQMSLNIAAGLGLGGNESYPDLFQPFGGFPDGVRVENSFVTLPDLPGIGFEGKADLYREMAALSA; encoded by the coding sequence ATGAAGATCGTCGAAATCCGCGAGAAGACTATCCCCATCAGCTCGCCCATCCGCAACGCCTACATCGACTTTAGCAAGATGACCCTGAGCCTGGTCGCCGTCGTAACGGACGTGATCCGTGACGGCAAGCCGGTGGTGGGATACGGCTTCAACTCGAACGGCCGCTATGGCCAGGGCAAGCTGATGCGCGAGCGCTTCATCCCCCGCATCCTCGAAGCGGATCCGGCAGCGCTGGTGGACGCCACCGGCGACAACCTCGATCCGCACAAGATCTGGAACACCATGTTCACCAACGAGAAGCCCGGCGGCCACGGTGAGCGCTCGGTGGCGATCGGCACGATCGACATGGCGGTCTGGGATGCGGCCGCAAAGATCGAGGGCAAACCGTTGTTTCAACTGCTGGCCGACCGCTACGGCGATGGCAAGCCGAACCGCAAGATCTTCGTCTATGCGGCCGGCGGCTACTACTACCCCGGTCAGGACCACAACAAGCTCAAGGACGAGATGCGCAGCTACATCGACCGCGGCTACACCGTCGTCAAGAAGAAGATCGGCGGCGCCTCGCTCGATGAGGACCTGCGCCGCATCGACTCGATCATGGAAGTGCTGCAGGACGGCCAGAAGCTCTGCGTCGACGCCAACGGCCGCTTCGACCTGGAGACCGCCATCGCCTACGCCAAGGCCTTGTCGCAATACGACCTCTTCTGGTACGAAGAGCCGGGCGACCCGCTCGATTTCGAACTGCAGGCGGCGCTGCGCAACTTCTACAAGAACCCGATGGCCACGGGCGAGGATCTGTTCTCGATGCAGGACGCACGCAACCTGATCCGCTACGGCGGCATGCGCCCCGACCGTGATTGGCTGCAATTCGACTGCGCCCTCAGCTACGGCTTGGTGGAGTACCTGCGCACGCTCGACATGCTCAAGGAACACGGTTGGTCGGCCAGTCGCTGCATCCCTCACGGTGGCCATCAGATGTCGCTGAACATCGCGGCCGGCCTCGGATTGGGCGGGAACGAGTCGTACCCGGACCTTTTCCAGCCTTTCGGTGGCTTCCCGGATGGCGTGAGAGTCGAGAACAGCTTTGTCACGCTGCCGGATCTGCCTGGCATTGGCTTCGAAGGCAAGGCGGACCTGTACCGCGAGATGGCGGCCCTATCGGCGTGA
- a CDS encoding acyl-CoA dehydrogenase family protein → MDLNYSPQDVAFRDTVVAWLRQNLPEDLRDKVLNHKRLSREDYVRWHRIVAAQGWVGAGWPVEHGGTGWTPVQRHIWDEACAAAGAPIIMPFGVNMVAPVIMAFGNEAQKRHYLPRILNCDDWWCQGYSEPGAGSDLAALKTRAERVGDHYIVNGQKTWTTWAQYANMIFCLVRTDAKARKQGGISFLLIDMNSPGITVRPIIMLDEEHEVNEVFFDNVKVPVENLIGEENSGWTYAKYLLGHERTNIAAVGRSKRELRLLKQLACKQHKNGKTLLKDPMFAAKVASLEIELMGLEVLVQKTISQMSHGKTPPPEASMLKIKGSEIQLGITELMLEAVGPYGAPFDPAFLAGEHAQSAANNDDAAPLASLYLNHRKIAIYGGSNEIQKNVIAKLVLGL, encoded by the coding sequence GTGGATCTGAACTACAGCCCGCAGGACGTCGCCTTCCGCGACACCGTGGTCGCATGGCTACGCCAGAACCTGCCCGAAGACCTGCGGGACAAGGTGCTCAACCACAAGCGGCTCAGCCGCGAGGATTACGTGCGCTGGCACCGCATCGTGGCCGCCCAGGGGTGGGTCGGCGCCGGCTGGCCGGTCGAGCACGGCGGGACCGGCTGGACGCCGGTGCAGCGTCATATCTGGGACGAAGCGTGCGCGGCCGCCGGCGCGCCGATCATCATGCCCTTTGGCGTCAACATGGTGGCGCCGGTCATCATGGCCTTTGGCAACGAGGCGCAGAAGCGCCACTACCTGCCGCGCATCCTGAATTGCGACGACTGGTGGTGCCAGGGCTACTCGGAGCCGGGCGCGGGCTCCGACCTGGCCGCGCTCAAGACCCGTGCCGAGCGCGTGGGCGATCACTACATCGTGAATGGCCAGAAGACCTGGACCACCTGGGCTCAGTACGCCAACATGATCTTCTGCCTCGTGCGCACCGATGCGAAGGCGCGGAAGCAGGGGGGCATCTCCTTCCTGCTCATCGACATGAACAGCCCTGGCATCACCGTGCGGCCGATCATCATGCTCGACGAGGAACACGAGGTGAACGAGGTGTTCTTCGACAACGTCAAGGTTCCGGTGGAGAACCTGATCGGCGAGGAGAACAGTGGCTGGACCTATGCCAAATACCTGCTGGGCCACGAGCGAACGAACATTGCCGCCGTGGGGCGCTCCAAACGCGAACTGCGGTTGCTCAAACAGTTGGCGTGCAAGCAGCACAAGAACGGCAAGACGCTGCTGAAGGACCCGATGTTCGCCGCGAAGGTGGCGTCGCTGGAGATCGAGCTGATGGGGCTGGAGGTCTTGGTGCAAAAGACCATTTCCCAGATGAGCCACGGCAAGACCCCTCCGCCGGAGGCCTCTATGCTGAAGATCAAGGGCAGCGAGATCCAGCTGGGCATTACCGAGCTGATGCTTGAGGCGGTCGGCCCCTATGGCGCGCCCTTCGATCCCGCGTTCCTCGCCGGAGAGCATGCGCAAAGCGCCGCGAACAACGATGACGCGGCGCCCCTGGCATCGCTGTACCTGAACCATCGAAAGATCGCGATCTACGGCGGCTCCAACGAGATTCAGAAGAACGTCATTGCCAAGCTGGTGCTGGGCCTGTGA
- a CDS encoding MaoC/PaaZ C-terminal domain-containing protein translates to MNIDAVRAWSRTVVHDYTARDTALYALAVGAVSDPLDARQLQLVDETDQVAVPSMAAVIASPGFWARDEKSMAIDAQRLVHGEQRIALERPLPAKGRVVGISRVSRIVDKGAGKGALITVCKTLQSENGDRYGHAWQLFFCRGDGGFSASGADDLVLDDAPLPPLAAAPEREADRHEHCAVRVDAALLYRLCGDNNRLHIDPQAAQHAGFPRPILHGLATYGFAAISVIRAFADGDAQRLLGLDARFSAPLYPGEDVEFRMWDEGCHVALEGRVAARSAVVISHARARLQ, encoded by the coding sequence GTGAACATCGACGCCGTCAGAGCCTGGAGCCGCACGGTTGTGCACGACTACACGGCGCGCGACACCGCCCTCTACGCGTTGGCTGTCGGTGCTGTCTCCGATCCGCTCGATGCGCGCCAGCTGCAGCTGGTGGATGAGACCGATCAGGTGGCCGTCCCGTCGATGGCGGCCGTGATCGCTTCGCCCGGCTTCTGGGCGCGCGACGAGAAGTCCATGGCAATCGACGCCCAACGTTTGGTCCACGGAGAGCAGCGGATCGCGCTGGAGCGGCCGCTGCCGGCGAAGGGCCGTGTGGTCGGCATATCGCGCGTGTCCCGCATCGTCGACAAGGGCGCCGGGAAGGGCGCCTTGATCACCGTATGCAAGACCCTCCAGTCCGAGAACGGCGATCGTTATGGCCATGCATGGCAGCTCTTCTTCTGCCGCGGCGACGGGGGCTTCTCGGCGAGCGGCGCGGACGATCTGGTCTTGGACGATGCGCCCTTGCCGCCGCTGGCTGCTGCACCCGAACGCGAAGCCGACCGGCATGAGCACTGCGCGGTGCGCGTCGATGCTGCGCTGCTGTATCGCCTTTGCGGCGACAACAACAGGCTGCATATCGACCCTCAGGCTGCGCAGCACGCGGGCTTCCCTCGTCCCATCCTGCACGGCTTGGCGACCTACGGCTTTGCGGCCATTTCTGTCATCCGCGCGTTCGCGGACGGCGACGCGCAGCGGCTGCTTGGCCTGGACGCGCGCTTCTCCGCACCTCTGTACCCAGGCGAGGACGTGGAGTTCCGGATGTGGGACGAGGGCTGCCATGTGGCGCTCGAAGGCCGCGTCGCTGCGCGCTCCGCCGTGGTGATCAGCCATGCGCGAGCACGTCTTCAATGA
- a CDS encoding Zn-ribbon domain-containing OB-fold protein, whose product MFLSDDREWPAPATNPENEAFFAAAAQGRLLYGRCRGCGKAHYYPRLSCPYCFAAEVDGVEASGRGTIYSYTVTGPASDRQVLAFVELAEGVRMLSNIVDAPPDRLAVGAALRVAFGRAGSVRVPVFVLEEARAGT is encoded by the coding sequence ATGTTTCTCTCGGACGACCGCGAGTGGCCGGCTCCCGCCACCAACCCTGAAAACGAGGCATTCTTCGCAGCCGCGGCACAGGGCCGCCTGCTATACGGCCGCTGCCGCGGATGCGGCAAGGCGCACTACTACCCGCGTCTCAGCTGCCCATACTGCTTCGCCGCCGAGGTGGACGGGGTCGAGGCGAGCGGCCGTGGCACCATCTACTCGTACACCGTCACCGGCCCTGCCTCGGATCGCCAAGTGCTGGCCTTTGTCGAGCTGGCGGAAGGCGTGCGCATGCTCAGCAACATCGTGGACGCGCCGCCCGACCGGCTGGCCGTCGGCGCGGCGCTTCGGGTCGCGTTCGGCCGCGCCGGCAGCGTCAGGGTGCCAGTCTTCGTGCTGGAAGAGGCGAGGGCAGGCACGTGA
- a CDS encoding thiolase domain-containing protein gives MTIKGKACIVGAFEHPLRKAERHSVAQLHAECARGALADAGLSIQDVDAYFCAGDAPGLGPLSMLDYMGLRVRHLDTTETGGSSYLIHVAHAAQAIAVGKCNVALITLAGKPRTDPSMGKPREYGATSPDVAFEQPFGMNTLAGYALVARRHMHEYGTTPEQLAWIKVAASTHAQHNPHAMLRKPVTVEEVVNSPLVADPLRRLDCCVVSDGGGALVVTRPEIARSLARPVVSVLGAGEAVRGAYGGWEGGLLTTGAAQSGAQAFAEAGVTPADIQYASIYDSFTITVLLQLEDLGFCRKGEGGRFVQDGNLISGVGRLPFNTDGGGLCNNHPANRGGITKVIEAVRQLRGEAHPEVQVPGCEIALAQGTGGNLGARHGSATLILGRN, from the coding sequence ATGACCATCAAGGGAAAAGCCTGCATCGTGGGCGCCTTCGAACATCCTCTGCGCAAGGCGGAGCGTCACTCGGTCGCCCAGCTGCACGCCGAATGCGCCCGGGGAGCGCTGGCTGACGCGGGGCTCTCGATCCAGGACGTGGATGCCTACTTCTGCGCGGGAGATGCGCCGGGTCTGGGGCCGCTGTCCATGCTGGACTACATGGGGCTGCGGGTGAGGCACCTGGACACCACCGAAACGGGCGGCTCGTCCTACCTGATCCATGTGGCGCACGCTGCGCAGGCCATCGCGGTAGGCAAATGCAATGTGGCGCTGATCACGCTGGCCGGCAAGCCGCGCACAGATCCGTCCATGGGCAAGCCGCGCGAATACGGAGCGACTTCACCCGACGTAGCCTTCGAGCAGCCCTTCGGCATGAACACCCTTGCCGGCTACGCGCTGGTGGCGCGACGCCACATGCACGAATATGGCACCACGCCCGAGCAGCTGGCGTGGATCAAGGTCGCGGCCTCCACGCACGCGCAGCACAACCCGCACGCCATGCTGCGCAAGCCGGTGACCGTCGAGGAGGTTGTCAATTCGCCGCTCGTAGCCGATCCGCTCCGCCGCCTGGACTGCTGCGTGGTCAGCGACGGTGGCGGCGCGCTGGTGGTCACCCGGCCGGAGATCGCCCGCAGCCTCGCGCGCCCGGTAGTGAGCGTGCTAGGCGCGGGCGAGGCCGTGCGCGGGGCGTATGGCGGATGGGAGGGGGGCCTGCTGACGACCGGCGCCGCGCAATCGGGCGCGCAGGCCTTCGCCGAAGCCGGGGTGACCCCGGCGGACATCCAGTACGCATCCATCTACGACAGTTTCACCATCACCGTGCTGCTTCAGTTGGAGGACCTGGGCTTTTGCCGCAAAGGCGAGGGCGGGCGCTTCGTGCAGGACGGCAACCTCATCTCCGGCGTCGGCCGCCTGCCCTTCAACACCGACGGCGGAGGGCTGTGCAACAACCACCCGGCCAATCGCGGTGGCATCACCAAGGTGATCGAGGCCGTGCGCCAGCTGCGCGGTGAAGCGCATCCCGAAGTGCAGGTGCCCGGCTGCGAAATAGCCCTTGCGCAGGGCACGGGCGGCAACCTGGGTGCCCGCCATGGCAGCGCCACGCTCATCCTCGGACGGAATTGA
- a CDS encoding LysR family transcriptional regulator: MHITLRQLKYFVEIARSRSFSRASQRLQIAQPALSQNIAALEDELGAKLFVRHAKGVDLSPEGQRLYDRALDLIASFDTLRGEVHGRDAQPAGAVRLMVAGSVAGVVIAPLLHAVATSYPDIRLTVSDALSSEARREVEAGHAQLALMPSPAELQGMEAVPVFEEHFMVYGAAKLMRREPAEIAFAELALRPLAAPDRAHDLRKIIERAAIAIDQPLDVRYELNSPPMLVAVVKEGLAYAILPPSSCIEAVAAKSIVGRPIAGTNLSRVQAIVWPQERPLSPAAAAVRDLLAQVVRQQLEAGLLYGRLIEPGHKKI, translated from the coding sequence ATGCACATCACACTCCGTCAGCTGAAGTACTTCGTCGAGATCGCGCGCAGCCGCAGCTTCTCGCGCGCTTCACAGCGTCTCCAGATCGCGCAGCCGGCGCTAAGCCAGAACATTGCTGCGCTGGAGGACGAACTGGGGGCCAAACTCTTTGTACGTCATGCCAAAGGGGTCGACCTCTCGCCGGAAGGCCAACGTCTTTATGACCGCGCCCTGGACCTCATCGCGAGCTTCGATACGCTCCGTGGAGAGGTTCATGGTCGGGACGCGCAGCCGGCCGGCGCCGTCCGACTGATGGTGGCGGGCTCCGTGGCCGGTGTCGTCATCGCGCCGCTCCTGCATGCGGTTGCCACCTCGTATCCCGACATCAGGCTCACCGTGAGCGATGCGCTATCGTCTGAGGCACGGAGGGAAGTCGAAGCTGGTCATGCGCAGCTCGCCCTGATGCCGAGTCCCGCAGAGTTGCAGGGGATGGAGGCCGTGCCGGTGTTCGAGGAGCACTTCATGGTCTATGGGGCGGCCAAGTTGATGCGGCGAGAACCGGCGGAGATTGCATTTGCAGAGCTTGCCCTGCGGCCGCTGGCAGCACCCGACCGCGCCCACGACCTGCGCAAAATCATCGAGCGTGCGGCCATCGCAATTGATCAACCGCTGGACGTCCGATACGAGCTGAATAGTCCACCGATGTTGGTCGCTGTCGTGAAGGAGGGACTGGCCTATGCCATCCTGCCCCCAAGCAGTTGCATCGAGGCTGTCGCCGCGAAATCAATCGTGGGTCGCCCCATCGCCGGCACGAACCTGAGCCGGGTGCAAGCCATCGTCTGGCCCCAGGAACGTCCACTTTCGCCCGCAGCAGCAGCCGTACGAGACCTTCTCGCACAGGTCGTCCGCCAGCAATTGGAGGCGGGCCTGCTGTACGGTCGGCTCATCGAACCAGGCCATAAGAAAATCTGA
- a CDS encoding tripartite tricarboxylate transporter substrate-binding protein, with amino-acid sequence MTNSMRFVAGLALASAASLALAEFPDKPITLVVPFAAGGPTDKIARDLAEALRKPLGQTIIVDNTVGAGGTIGSAKVARATPDGYTLLVNHIGMATAPALYRKLSYKVPDDFEPLGLINEAPSVVIGKPSLGANNFADLRQWIAANGKSVNIANAGLGSASHLCGLMFQDALKITMTTVPYKGTAPAMTDLIGGQVDLMCEQAVNAVPQIEGKKVKTYGITSLQRLPLPALRDTPTLSESGLKDFNVQVWHGLYAPKGTPAPVLATLNSALRAALKDPELIKREEALGLTVVTDERLDPANHKKFVEAEKKRWAKAIKDAGEYAD; translated from the coding sequence ATGACAAACTCGATGCGCTTCGTCGCCGGACTGGCGCTGGCCAGCGCCGCCTCACTGGCGCTGGCCGAGTTCCCCGACAAGCCGATCACCCTGGTGGTGCCATTCGCGGCAGGCGGGCCGACGGACAAGATAGCCCGAGATCTTGCCGAGGCACTCCGCAAACCGCTGGGTCAGACGATCATCGTCGACAACACCGTTGGTGCGGGCGGGACGATCGGCTCTGCCAAGGTAGCGCGAGCAACCCCGGACGGCTATACCCTGCTGGTCAACCACATCGGCATGGCCACAGCCCCTGCGCTGTACCGGAAGCTGAGCTACAAGGTGCCCGATGACTTCGAGCCGCTAGGTCTCATCAATGAAGCCCCGTCGGTAGTGATCGGCAAGCCATCGCTCGGGGCGAATAACTTCGCCGACTTGCGACAATGGATCGCTGCAAACGGAAAGTCTGTGAACATTGCCAATGCCGGCCTAGGCTCCGCCTCGCACCTCTGCGGCCTGATGTTCCAGGACGCGCTGAAGATCACCATGACAACCGTCCCCTACAAGGGAACGGCGCCGGCCATGACCGACCTTATCGGTGGCCAGGTGGACCTGATGTGCGAGCAGGCGGTCAACGCTGTGCCGCAGATCGAGGGTAAGAAGGTCAAGACGTATGGCATCACAAGCCTGCAGCGCCTGCCACTGCCGGCGCTCAGGGACACGCCGACCCTCTCCGAGTCGGGTCTCAAGGATTTCAATGTCCAGGTGTGGCATGGGCTATACGCGCCGAAGGGAACGCCAGCGCCAGTCCTGGCCACGCTGAACAGCGCACTGCGCGCCGCCCTGAAAGACCCCGAATTGATCAAGCGTGAGGAGGCGCTTGGCCTGACCGTCGTCACCGACGAGCGCCTCGACCCGGCAAACCACAAGAAGTTCGTCGAAGCGGAGAAGAAGCGATGGGCGAAGGCAATCAAGGACGCCGGCGAATACGCCGACTAA
- a CDS encoding acyl-CoA dehydrogenase family protein yields the protein MNFDYTQEQQQFADALRRWIERDYGFERRRAIVRTDEGVSGNAWDALAELGVTALAMPESAGGFDGSALDMFIVMEELGRGLVVEPFFATAMGAQFLKLSGRHEARLAEVAAGRLKLACALGERQSRHDLFDVATTGRWVDGGYLLNGVKTVVTHGAQARQLIVSARSSGAQRDTSGISLFLVPADAPGLRVHDYRTIDGLRAADVELSDVRLPASSLLCTEGAGWEMLEAATDYGIVLLCGEAVGAMESLNSETLAYLKTRHQFGVPIGSFQVLQHRMVDMVIHLSQARAVALLAIVKLSTDCDPQERRRAASAAKVRVGQAMRFIAQQAVQLHGGMGLTDELPVSHYVKRLTVIESMLGDIDHHLARFASQPAFLGDGFTS from the coding sequence ATGAACTTCGACTACACACAGGAACAGCAGCAGTTTGCCGATGCGCTGCGCCGCTGGATCGAGAGGGATTACGGATTCGAGCGGCGCCGCGCCATCGTTCGCACCGACGAAGGTGTGTCCGGCAACGCCTGGGACGCTCTGGCCGAACTGGGCGTCACGGCGCTGGCGATGCCCGAGTCTGCAGGTGGCTTCGACGGCAGCGCCCTGGACATGTTCATCGTGATGGAGGAACTGGGGCGCGGGCTGGTGGTCGAGCCGTTCTTTGCCACCGCCATGGGGGCGCAGTTCCTCAAGTTGTCCGGCCGGCATGAGGCGCGGCTCGCAGAGGTCGCCGCCGGCCGGCTCAAGCTGGCCTGCGCGCTCGGGGAGCGGCAATCCCGGCATGACCTGTTTGACGTGGCGACGACAGGTAGGTGGGTCGACGGCGGCTACCTGTTGAACGGTGTGAAGACGGTCGTGACGCACGGTGCGCAGGCTCGCCAACTCATCGTGTCCGCCCGCTCGTCGGGCGCGCAGCGCGATACCAGCGGCATCTCCCTTTTTCTGGTGCCCGCCGACGCGCCAGGCCTGCGTGTTCACGACTATCGCACCATCGACGGACTTCGCGCAGCCGACGTCGAGTTGTCTGACGTCCGCCTTCCGGCATCGTCCCTGCTGTGCACCGAGGGCGCCGGCTGGGAGATGCTGGAGGCGGCTACGGACTACGGCATCGTGCTGTTGTGTGGCGAGGCCGTCGGTGCCATGGAGTCCCTGAACAGCGAGACCCTTGCGTACCTCAAGACTCGGCACCAGTTTGGCGTTCCCATTGGCAGCTTCCAAGTGCTGCAGCACCGCATGGTCGACATGGTCATCCATCTTTCCCAGGCGCGCGCTGTGGCCCTGCTGGCGATCGTGAAGCTGTCGACCGACTGCGATCCCCAGGAACGCAGGCGCGCGGCCTCGGCTGCGAAGGTGCGAGTCGGGCAGGCCATGAGGTTCATCGCACAGCAGGCCGTGCAGTTGCACGGCGGCATGGGACTGACAGACGAACTGCCTGTTTCCCACTACGTCAAGCGTCTCACCGTGATCGAGTCGATGCTGGGAGACATCGATCACCACCTGGCCCGATTTGCCAGCCAGCCGGCGTTCCTCGGCGACGGGTTCACGTCTTGA
- a CDS encoding LysR substrate-binding domain-containing protein, with protein sequence MNLIWLDDFLALAATGNFSRAADDRHSSQPAFSRRIRALEEWIGADLFDRSSQPATLTEVGEWFAGVAQELNARVARVPGDAKKIAEASSVTLRIASTHALSFTFLPRWLRSLESHTTLGPVQLMSDVLERCEALMLQSKVQFVLSHAHGKAHGALDAEPYSSARIGEDVLVAVSAPNEGGSARHPLGRGGIAVPVLQYTEESGLGRIMRAVLGRRLESLPVQIVFTAHLASVLRTMALDGRGIAWLPQTLVEDDLGQGRLVAAASSEWAVPLEIRLYRDSELLGKAANALWNTAVGD encoded by the coding sequence ATGAATCTGATCTGGCTGGATGACTTCCTGGCGCTCGCGGCCACGGGGAATTTCTCGCGCGCGGCAGATGACCGGCACAGCTCGCAACCGGCCTTCAGCCGGCGCATTCGCGCACTGGAGGAATGGATCGGGGCCGATCTGTTCGACCGCAGTTCGCAGCCCGCTACGCTGACCGAAGTCGGAGAGTGGTTCGCCGGCGTGGCGCAGGAATTGAACGCCAGGGTAGCGCGGGTGCCCGGCGACGCCAAGAAGATCGCCGAGGCAAGCTCGGTCACTTTGCGAATCGCATCCACGCACGCTCTGTCGTTCACATTCCTGCCGCGGTGGTTGCGAAGTCTCGAATCGCACACGACGCTCGGGCCGGTGCAGCTCATGTCCGATGTGCTCGAGCGTTGCGAAGCACTGATGCTGCAGAGCAAGGTTCAGTTCGTGCTGAGTCATGCGCACGGCAAAGCACACGGCGCGTTGGACGCGGAGCCCTACAGCTCGGCTCGGATTGGCGAGGATGTGCTGGTCGCTGTGTCAGCGCCGAACGAAGGAGGCAGCGCGCGCCACCCATTGGGGAGGGGCGGCATTGCGGTTCCCGTCCTCCAGTACACGGAGGAATCTGGGTTGGGACGCATCATGCGCGCCGTTCTGGGGCGCAGGCTGGAATCGCTGCCGGTTCAAATCGTCTTCACCGCGCACCTTGCCTCGGTTCTTCGGACGATGGCGCTCGATGGCAGAGGCATTGCGTGGCTGCCGCAGACGCTTGTAGAGGATGACCTTGGCCAAGGCCGCCTGGTCGCTGCAGCCAGTAGCGAGTGGGCCGTCCCGCTGGAAATCAGGCTCTACCGCGACAGCGAGCTTTTGGGGAAGGCGGCCAACGCCTTGTGGAATACCGCTGTTGGCGACTGA